A window of Methylocaldum szegediense genomic DNA:
TTCCGCCTACAGAGAAGGCGAAGGTCAAACCCTTCAAGGCCTATGAGCCCGGCTTCCTTCACCTGGATGTTAAGTACTTGCCCGCCATCGACGGCGAACCCCGCCGATACCTGTTCGTCGCCATCGACCGCGCCACCCGCTGGGTCTATGTCGCCCTCAAGCCCAACCGCACCGCCTTAAGCGCAAAGGACTTCCTCAAAGCGGTGATTCAGGCCGCGCCTTTCCGCATCCAGAAATGCCTGACCGACAACGGCTCGGAGTTTACCGACCGTTTCCTGACCCGAACTCGGCAGCCCTCGGGGACGCATGAGTTTGACCGCCTCTGTACTGAACAAGGCATCGAACATCGCCTGATTCCGCCGGGCCGGCCCCAAACGAATGGCCTGGTGGAACGCTTCAATGGCCGCATCGAGGAGGTGTTGCAAACCCATCACTTCGATTCAACCGCCGATCTGGACACCACCCTGCACCGCTATGTCGAGCTGTACAATCATCACATTCCCCAAAAGGCCTTAGGCCATCTCACCCCGATCCAGGCTCTCAAAAACTGGCAACTGTCCCATCCTCATCTTTTTCGAAAGAAGGTTTACGATCTTGCGGGACTTGACAGTTATTCGATAGCGATCAAGGGAGGATTTACGCGATGAACAATCTACGATTATGGAAAGGGCTCGCATTCGCACTGGCGGGAATCGCTTTCGAGCCCATGGCGGCAAGCGAAGACTCGGCGGAACCAGCGCTGCCCGGCAACGACCAGATCAGAGCCGCTTTCGCCGAGCTGAAGGCAGGCGAAGGCGGCTACACACCGGCGCGCCCTGCCCGCGAGTATTGGGACGCGGCTCGCCGCCGTGTGACGGGGGACCCGCGCTGGGCAACCTGGTTGCAGCAACGGACCGACTGGCTCAACACCTGGATGGCCCAGCCTCGTGAAAGTGCTGACTGGATCGCCGGCTGGGTTCACGACTATGTCGATCCGAACACGGGCGTTCTCCTCAATTGGACTCCCGACCAGCCGATCCCGCCTGACGAACCGGGCTCTGAAAAGCTACGCGCGGCCTGGATCGCCCATAACCGGATCTACAACATCGATCGCGTGCTCGACGCCGCCCGGCTGTTCCGCCTGACCGGCGATAACCGCTACTTCGATTGGGCTGCTTCGCAGCTCGATTTCTACGCCGATGCCTACCACGGCTTCCCTTTGCAAACTTGGAACGGCCGCGCCCAATTGATGAATCAGAGCCTGGACGAAGCCACCCGAGCCCTGGTGTTGATCGAAACCGTCCGGCTGCTGAAACCCCATGTTCCGGCGGCTCGCGTCAACCATTGGCGCGACGGATTGTTCCTGCCCCTCGCCGCCAACCTGATGGCCTCCTCGCGCGAGGTTCACAACATCGCCGTCTGGCATGCCGCGGCCGTAACCTTGATCGGACTCGAGTTCGACCAAACCGAGCTGATCGCTTTCGGCAAGCACTCACCTTTCGGTCTTCGCTCGCTCCTCGAGACCGGCG
This region includes:
- a CDS encoding IS481 family transposase is translated as MQIRLHKNARTTPAVRQAIQASTLSERALAQKHGISRTTVRKWKHRSSVEDASHRPHTLRTTLTPAQEAIVVYLRQALLLPLDDLLAVTREFLNPAVSRSGLDRCLRRHGVASLKTLLPPTEKAKVKPFKAYEPGFLHLDVKYLPAIDGEPRRYLFVAIDRATRWVYVALKPNRTALSAKDFLKAVIQAAPFRIQKCLTDNGSEFTDRFLTRTRQPSGTHEFDRLCTEQGIEHRLIPPGRPQTNGLVERFNGRIEEVLQTHHFDSTADLDTTLHRYVELYNHHIPQKALGHLTPIQALKNWQLSHPHLFRKKVYDLAGLDSYSIAIKGGFTR